In the Bremerella alba genome, one interval contains:
- a CDS encoding NHL domain-containing protein: MRTLITLCLLTIPFSGASLLAVEPLNKGNLFTPFSVAIDDAGQIYGVEYMAPHRVFQIAPDGKLSFIAGAPGTKIKKGPERAREEPDPLKATFTEMHDIVLGRKENLYIADTHNYRVRKLDMATGQLSTVAGTGEKGFSGDGGPAVKAKLGGIFSIAFGPDFKRLYLVDLANRRIRVVDMETGRIDTFAGNGKNAVPEEGALATQTSLNNPRAVLADRKGNVYILSRNGHSLAVVDTKGRIHTVVNSAGKKGYSGDGGPAIEATMNGPKHLALDPKNRVIIADTENHVIRRYNPESGLIELLAGISERQGSALTDDPLTSQLARPHGVRVKEGWLYIADSYNNRVLRFPYE, from the coding sequence ATGCGAACCCTCATCACGCTTTGTTTACTGACAATCCCCTTCAGCGGCGCGTCACTACTGGCCGTAGAACCTCTCAATAAAGGAAACCTGTTCACTCCCTTTAGTGTGGCCATCGACGACGCCGGGCAGATCTACGGTGTCGAGTATATGGCACCCCACCGCGTATTTCAGATTGCTCCGGATGGGAAATTAAGCTTCATCGCTGGCGCTCCCGGTACAAAGATAAAAAAAGGCCCGGAACGTGCACGGGAAGAGCCAGATCCGCTGAAGGCCACATTCACTGAGATGCATGACATCGTGCTCGGACGGAAAGAAAACCTGTACATTGCCGATACCCACAACTACCGTGTGCGAAAACTGGACATGGCGACAGGCCAACTCTCGACAGTCGCGGGAACCGGCGAGAAGGGTTTTTCTGGCGACGGCGGTCCGGCGGTCAAGGCCAAATTGGGTGGCATCTTCTCGATCGCCTTCGGTCCGGATTTCAAACGCTTGTATCTGGTCGATCTGGCAAACCGCCGCATCCGTGTTGTGGACATGGAAACAGGCCGAATCGACACCTTTGCCGGGAATGGCAAAAACGCCGTACCAGAAGAAGGCGCGCTGGCCACCCAGACCTCGCTCAATAACCCACGCGCCGTTTTGGCCGATCGCAAGGGCAATGTCTACATCCTCTCGCGAAACGGGCACTCACTTGCCGTAGTGGATACGAAAGGCCGCATTCATACCGTCGTGAATTCGGCCGGGAAGAAAGGCTATTCCGGAGACGGCGGTCCGGCGATCGAGGCGACAATGAACGGCCCGAAACATCTAGCACTTGATCCGAAGAATCGTGTGATCATCGCAGATACAGAGAATCACGTGATACGCCGCTACAATCCGGAGTCCGGATTGATTGAGTTACTGGCGGGAATTTCTGAGAGACAAGGGTCTGCCCTCACGGACGATCCATTGACATCACAATTGGCGCGGCCCCACGGCGTTAGGGTGAAGGAGGGCTGGCTCTATATCGCCGACAGCTATAACAACCGTGTTCTTCGGTTTCCTTACGAGTAA
- a CDS encoding peroxiredoxin family protein, translated as MLRSSFNRSFVWPLLLILLACPLAAEQAKDPANNQDEPSNEIDNILEGHSLHGDVFNEGPRQKAYLMGGTGRVRFPISTEDPDVQKFFDQGLGQLYGFWYLEAERSFRHAASLDPDCAMAYWGAAMANRRNADRAKGFIEEAIARRGNADEREGMYIEALAAYVKFDSKEKDKRNDAFTKSLENILLDYPNDLEAKALLALHLWESKSSSTSYIAANALLEDIFEVEPMHSAHHFRIHLWDKRHPEMALDSAALCGPSAPSIAHMWHMPGHIYSRLNRYQDAVWQQEASARVDHANMMRDQVMPDEIHNFAHNNEWLIRNLIHVGRVHDAVDLAKNMIELPRHPRYNTSAKKGSTSYGRSRLFQVLRTYELWDDLIDLANTSYLEPTDDESEQIKRLRYLGLAHFQTGNTEAGKAQIAQLELRLETLKAEADSVTESPSEDTDQEDAKKLAEKARKELKSKTKKLEITIKALKGHEAIANQDFQKGYELLKDTSDVDSVYLARVQWQTGDHDQAIKALQKIVDSSKNEVYPLAVLAEILWLSGKKSECKSVFDELRQFSAQIDLDIPVFARLTSIAEELGFKVDWRIRRLAADDVGDRPPLDSLGPLHWHPSAAPNWELNDVEGNRHSSADFMGKPYVGIFYLGSGCLHCAEQLQAFAPRITEFEEAGLGMIAISTDDSKTLKQSIDNYDEVGLPIPLVSDDSLNVFKAFRVYDDFEDQPLHGTFIIDGNGKVRWQDISYEPFMDPSFVLAEAKRLLSQDSDPRSK; from the coding sequence ATGCTGCGTTCTAGCTTCAATCGATCTTTCGTTTGGCCACTTCTGCTCATTCTTCTTGCATGTCCTCTGGCTGCGGAACAAGCGAAAGACCCGGCAAACAACCAAGACGAGCCCTCGAACGAAATCGACAATATTCTTGAGGGGCACTCACTGCACGGTGACGTGTTCAATGAGGGGCCTCGTCAGAAGGCTTATCTTATGGGCGGGACAGGTCGGGTCCGGTTTCCGATTAGCACGGAAGATCCCGACGTGCAAAAGTTCTTCGACCAAGGCCTGGGCCAGTTGTACGGGTTCTGGTATCTCGAGGCCGAACGTTCCTTTCGACACGCGGCATCGCTCGATCCCGACTGCGCAATGGCATACTGGGGAGCGGCGATGGCAAATCGCCGAAACGCGGATCGTGCGAAAGGCTTTATCGAAGAAGCGATCGCTCGCAGAGGCAACGCCGATGAGCGCGAAGGGATGTACATCGAAGCTCTTGCAGCCTACGTCAAATTCGACAGCAAAGAAAAAGATAAGAGGAACGATGCCTTCACGAAATCCCTTGAGAACATTCTCCTAGATTATCCCAATGACTTGGAAGCGAAGGCCTTGCTGGCATTGCACTTGTGGGAATCGAAGTCGTCAAGCACGAGTTATATCGCTGCCAATGCCCTGCTTGAGGACATATTTGAAGTCGAGCCCATGCACTCCGCGCATCACTTCCGTATCCACCTTTGGGACAAACGGCATCCAGAGATGGCCCTCGATTCGGCAGCCCTCTGTGGTCCGTCCGCACCGAGCATCGCTCACATGTGGCACATGCCTGGCCACATCTACTCCCGGTTGAATCGTTATCAAGATGCAGTTTGGCAGCAAGAGGCTTCGGCGAGGGTCGACCACGCCAATATGATGCGTGATCAGGTCATGCCAGATGAAATTCACAATTTCGCCCATAACAACGAGTGGCTCATTCGGAACCTGATTCATGTTGGACGGGTTCACGATGCAGTTGATTTGGCCAAGAACATGATCGAACTGCCGCGTCATCCTCGATACAACACATCTGCCAAGAAAGGGAGCACGAGCTACGGAAGAAGCCGATTGTTTCAAGTTCTCCGTACCTATGAGCTTTGGGATGATCTGATCGACTTGGCAAATACCTCCTACCTAGAGCCTACCGATGACGAGAGTGAACAAATCAAACGTCTTCGGTATCTCGGCTTGGCGCATTTTCAAACAGGAAACACGGAAGCCGGCAAGGCTCAAATAGCGCAACTCGAGCTTCGCTTAGAAACGCTAAAGGCCGAGGCAGATTCCGTTACGGAAAGTCCAAGTGAAGACACCGATCAAGAAGATGCCAAAAAATTGGCAGAAAAGGCTCGCAAGGAACTTAAGTCGAAAACCAAAAAGCTCGAAATAACCATCAAAGCTCTTAAAGGGCATGAGGCGATCGCGAATCAGGATTTCCAGAAGGGCTATGAACTTCTCAAAGATACCAGCGACGTCGATTCGGTCTATCTTGCTAGAGTTCAATGGCAGACCGGTGACCATGACCAGGCGATAAAAGCCTTGCAGAAGATTGTAGATTCCAGCAAGAACGAAGTTTATCCGCTTGCCGTACTCGCTGAGATTTTGTGGTTGTCCGGAAAAAAGAGCGAATGTAAGTCCGTGTTTGACGAATTGCGACAGTTCTCTGCCCAGATCGATCTTGATATTCCGGTATTTGCTCGCTTGACCTCCATCGCTGAAGAACTCGGCTTTAAAGTCGATTGGCGGATTCGTCGGCTCGCTGCGGATGACGTCGGAGACCGGCCGCCCCTTGATTCCCTAGGTCCATTGCACTGGCATCCTTCTGCTGCTCCTAACTGGGAGTTAAATGATGTTGAAGGCAACCGGCACTCATCAGCTGATTTTATGGGAAAGCCATATGTAGGCATCTTCTACCTCGGCTCCGGATGTCTTCATTGTGCTGAGCAGTTGCAAGCCTTTGCGCCGCGGATCACGGAATTCGAGGAAGCAGGCCTCGGGATGATCGCGATCAGCACCGACGATTCAAAAACGTTAAAGCAATCGATCGACAACTACGATGAAGTCGGGCTCCCGATTCCACTCGTGTCTGACGACTCGCTGAATGTATTCAAAGCGTTTCGGGTTTACGACGACTTTGAGGATCAGCCTCTCCATGGGACTTTTATCATTGACGGCAATGGGAAGGTTCGTTGGCAGGACATCAGCTACGAACCGTTCATGGACCCTAGTTTCGTGCTGGCAGAAGCGAAAAGACTTCTATCACAAGATTCCGATCCAAGGTCGAAATAA
- a CDS encoding SGNH/GDSL hydrolase family protein, whose product MLRTHVLALLISGLATSVVAAAEPAAQVTLSGDWAVQVNVAGGEDDPELSALVAVDLPRLFTVTAERHASLPIYDPAGPQYRRGARLTALIAESLTAPDLLDPASVVVRSGPNETDETYVHGRDYEFENRWGGIGRLAGGRIGEGSPVFISYQHSLPRIDSIVLTSAGELEYRAGKPAAETPKAPHVVATERRLANVWIPGQIERLTKKNLFPILETAYPEPAVPSLSQAEQKIPHALAKLRSGEPLRILAWGDSVTEGAYLAHPDREHWQQQFVARLRQRFPQAKIELLTEAWGGRTTGSYLAVPPGEPHNYQETVLNAKPDLVISEFVNDAGLSPKMVEDRYGKLLADFQGIGAEWIILTPHYVRPDWMGLDRQSDIDEDPRSYVRGLREFAASHPVSLADASLRYGRLWRQGIPYNSLMVNCINHPGPEGLSIFADALMELFPQK is encoded by the coding sequence GTGCTTCGTACCCATGTGTTGGCGTTATTAATCAGTGGATTGGCGACCTCAGTTGTTGCAGCCGCGGAGCCTGCGGCTCAGGTGACATTAAGTGGGGACTGGGCAGTGCAGGTTAATGTCGCTGGCGGCGAGGACGATCCGGAATTGTCAGCGTTGGTCGCGGTTGATTTGCCTCGGCTGTTCACGGTGACAGCTGAACGCCATGCGAGTTTGCCAATTTACGATCCGGCGGGGCCGCAGTATCGTCGTGGGGCTCGTTTAACGGCACTGATCGCCGAATCGCTAACGGCGCCAGACTTATTGGATCCGGCGAGCGTAGTCGTTCGGAGTGGGCCGAATGAGACGGACGAGACGTATGTCCATGGCCGCGATTATGAATTTGAAAATCGTTGGGGAGGGATAGGTCGCCTGGCCGGAGGGCGGATAGGCGAGGGAAGCCCGGTATTTATCAGCTACCAACATTCCCTCCCGCGTATCGACTCGATTGTGTTGACCAGCGCGGGAGAACTCGAATATCGAGCAGGCAAACCAGCGGCCGAGACGCCGAAGGCTCCCCATGTCGTTGCGACGGAACGTCGTTTGGCGAATGTGTGGATACCGGGCCAGATCGAGCGGCTGACGAAGAAGAATTTGTTTCCCATCTTGGAGACCGCTTATCCCGAGCCGGCGGTGCCCTCTCTTTCGCAGGCGGAGCAGAAGATTCCTCATGCTTTGGCTAAGTTGCGATCCGGCGAGCCGCTGCGAATATTGGCTTGGGGAGACAGCGTGACCGAAGGCGCCTACTTGGCCCACCCAGATCGTGAGCACTGGCAGCAGCAATTTGTCGCTCGCCTACGCCAGCGTTTTCCCCAAGCCAAGATCGAACTGCTGACCGAGGCTTGGGGCGGTCGGACAACCGGTTCCTACCTGGCAGTTCCGCCGGGTGAGCCACACAACTATCAGGAAACCGTTCTGAATGCCAAGCCAGACCTCGTCATTAGCGAGTTTGTGAACGACGCCGGTCTGAGCCCCAAGATGGTCGAAGATCGCTACGGCAAATTATTGGCCGATTTTCAAGGAATCGGCGCAGAGTGGATCATTCTGACGCCCCACTATGTGCGGCCTGACTGGATGGGATTGGATCGACAGAGTGACATCGATGAAGACCCGCGTTCTTACGTGAGGGGACTGCGTGAATTCGCGGCCAGCCATCCGGTATCGCTTGCCGACGCGTCCCTTCGTTATGGACGACTGTGGCGACAAGGGATTCCGTACAATAGCCTCATGGTGAACTGCATCAATCATCCTGGTCCCGAGGGGCTCAGCATCTTTGCCGATGCTCTCATGGAGCTTTTTCCGCAGAAGTAA
- a CDS encoding TolC family protein: protein MVAATWLAGCRSTSPNPPVYSEPIAHDAIDNTKPVINSPMPPELQTVSFDETLLPPASVRDLESVPLEELQPAPLDVQDVLTAVQTSYPLLTSAYLNRDVASGENLAAWGDFDLKLKGSSISRPEGFYETYRQAVSMEKPLFSGGYLYGGYRLGEGNFPAWYGERQTNGGGEFAAGVGIPLLKDRTIDKRRAELFQAQLERQRVEPEIRAQLIEFSRVATIYYWDWVAAGKARTAQEGLLSLAQERVRNIQERIEVGDLKQITRITNEQLIASRETRLIESERKLQSAAIKLSLFFRDPTGEPLLPHDSLLPQHFPPTHLPSQEEFTAANDAAIAASPLLAELNWQIRQARVSLQQAENSLLPKLDAQLYASKDIGEPTSFKGDKTPFELEVGVFGEVPLQRRAAFGKINSTQAKLRQLSVKSEFAADKTIAAVQDAISALLNANERIKRAEQNVSLANEALQLAQIQFDAGDIDVVELNIYEQATTDARLIEISAKADFFKAIADYRAALSVEP, encoded by the coding sequence ATGGTAGCCGCGACCTGGCTTGCCGGCTGCCGCTCGACATCGCCGAATCCTCCGGTTTACTCCGAGCCTATCGCCCACGATGCGATTGATAACACCAAGCCGGTAATCAATTCCCCAATGCCCCCTGAACTGCAGACGGTGTCTTTCGATGAAACTTTACTGCCGCCGGCATCGGTTCGCGACTTAGAGTCGGTACCTTTAGAAGAGCTGCAACCAGCGCCGCTCGACGTGCAAGATGTACTTACAGCGGTTCAAACATCGTACCCTCTTCTCACCAGCGCTTACCTTAATCGCGATGTTGCCTCTGGCGAGAACCTTGCGGCTTGGGGGGACTTCGATCTTAAATTGAAAGGCTCCTCGATCTCGCGTCCTGAAGGTTTTTACGAGACGTATCGTCAGGCAGTCTCGATGGAAAAGCCACTCTTCTCCGGTGGCTACCTTTACGGCGGATATCGTCTGGGAGAAGGCAACTTTCCTGCTTGGTACGGAGAACGCCAGACCAACGGCGGTGGCGAATTTGCAGCCGGCGTGGGAATTCCTTTGCTCAAAGACCGTACCATCGATAAGCGGCGGGCTGAGCTCTTTCAAGCACAATTGGAACGTCAGCGGGTCGAGCCTGAGATTCGCGCTCAACTGATAGAGTTTTCGCGAGTCGCCACCATTTACTATTGGGATTGGGTTGCTGCCGGTAAGGCCCGAACTGCCCAAGAGGGGTTGCTTTCCCTGGCACAGGAGAGAGTGAGAAACATCCAAGAACGGATCGAGGTAGGGGATCTTAAGCAGATTACTCGCATTACGAACGAGCAGCTTATCGCATCGCGTGAGACGAGGCTGATCGAGTCCGAGCGAAAGCTACAAAGCGCCGCCATCAAGCTTTCGCTCTTCTTTCGCGATCCGACAGGCGAGCCCCTACTCCCCCACGACTCACTATTGCCTCAGCATTTCCCTCCGACGCATCTTCCGTCCCAGGAAGAATTTACTGCCGCCAACGATGCCGCAATCGCTGCGTCACCATTGCTGGCCGAGCTGAATTGGCAGATCCGCCAAGCCCGAGTTAGTTTACAACAAGCCGAGAACTCACTCTTGCCTAAGTTAGATGCCCAATTGTATGCGTCTAAAGACATCGGAGAGCCGACCAGCTTCAAAGGTGACAAGACACCGTTTGAGTTAGAGGTAGGCGTCTTCGGAGAAGTCCCCCTCCAGCGACGAGCGGCCTTTGGAAAGATCAATTCTACCCAAGCCAAGCTTCGGCAGTTGTCGGTCAAAAGCGAGTTTGCCGCCGACAAAACAATCGCCGCCGTGCAAGATGCCATTTCAGCATTGCTTAACGCCAATGAACGGATCAAGCGTGCGGAACAAAACGTCAGCCTAGCCAACGAAGCCCTTCAGCTCGCACAAATCCAATTCGACGCTGGCGATATCGATGTGGTCGAACTTAACATCTATGAACAAGCTACCACGGATGCCCGGCTGATCGAAATTTCCGCCAAAGCCGACTTTTTTAAAGCAATCGCTGACTACCGCGCCGCTTTGAGTGTCGAGCCGTAG
- a CDS encoding PVC-type heme-binding CxxCH protein yields MKFAMQALIAAVSLSMLGDWSVGEEFPVPPDTERSAETPMAPSDVIAKTKLPPGFQLSLVAAEPDVRNPIAMTFDERGRLWVAENFSWAGGGFGGFKSDVRDRILIFEDADGDGTFEKRTIFWDQASKLTSIEVGNGGIWAICLPRLLFIPDKDGDDVPDSDPIVVLDGFVDGSSISHTPANGLKWGPDGWLYGRHGILGTSLVGKPGASDSQRFAINTGVWRYHPTREVAEPVMHGMTNSWGFDFDSHGEMFVINTVIGHLWQVLPGAHTKRMFGIDINPHSYQLMKQVADHVHWDEGEGWSDVRKGVTDSTSEAGGGHAHIGLMIYQGDNWPAEYRDRVYTLNLHGRRINTDLLKQDGAGYVATHGPDFCFVEDPWYRGMEFITGPDGSVFIADWSDTGECHDHDGVHYGSGRIYKLSYGDQRPLAAFDLKEKTSSELVSLLAHRNTWWARQSRRLLTKRTAAEAESTAIHHLLKERLRETSNPITRIRLLETIATTGAADEAWWISALATEDEYQRSASLKFFVDLITQAGKVPSKEVLQTLEKRAAVDPSGIVQLHLASTLQRLPVDLRWKIAEHLAVRPEFATDERLPLMVWYGIEPAVPRDLTKAVALVEKSEMPLLAELIARRVTQEIEREPASVDRMLQLATAEKCRHGESVIRGIARGLSGWQKVTAPAHWDQAAKKFGQSPNEEIRTLVQNLSVVFGDGRAMDEIRAIVIDKTLPTDARRSALRSLLVSPPADFGPTLVTLLDEPGMMVDALKGLAQYNDPTIPSKILQRAGKFDAAARTEMIQTLVSRTNSARALLDAVEAKSISASEISAFQARQIASFEDETLTRDLTRLWGDLRVSAAEKRDQIDAYREKLSPEVLSQADLTAGRVLFQKTCASCHVLFGQGTLLGPDLTGSNRKNLDYLLENVIDPSASVGADFRTVLIAMEDGRVLNGVISQMNERTITLQSPQETITIDRQELEEMKTSQVSLMPEGQLQKLNDNETRDLIAYLMSGVQAPLPPD; encoded by the coding sequence ATGAAATTCGCGATGCAGGCGTTGATCGCCGCCGTAAGTCTAAGCATGCTCGGCGATTGGTCGGTCGGTGAAGAGTTTCCTGTCCCTCCGGATACCGAACGGTCGGCCGAGACGCCGATGGCCCCCAGCGACGTAATCGCCAAGACGAAGTTGCCTCCGGGGTTTCAGCTTTCGTTGGTTGCGGCGGAGCCGGATGTCCGCAACCCGATCGCGATGACGTTCGACGAGCGAGGCAGGCTGTGGGTCGCCGAGAACTTCAGTTGGGCTGGGGGCGGATTTGGCGGGTTCAAATCCGATGTGCGCGATCGGATCTTGATTTTTGAAGACGCCGATGGAGATGGAACGTTCGAGAAGCGGACCATTTTTTGGGATCAGGCGAGCAAGTTAACCAGCATCGAAGTAGGAAACGGAGGGATCTGGGCAATTTGTCTTCCCCGGTTGTTATTCATACCTGATAAAGACGGGGACGACGTACCCGATAGCGACCCAATCGTCGTGCTGGATGGCTTCGTAGACGGGAGCAGTATATCGCATACGCCTGCCAATGGACTCAAGTGGGGCCCCGATGGTTGGCTCTACGGACGGCATGGCATCTTAGGTACAAGTTTGGTCGGCAAACCGGGCGCGAGCGACTCCCAGCGTTTTGCGATCAACACCGGAGTTTGGCGTTACCATCCGACGCGTGAGGTCGCCGAGCCGGTCATGCACGGTATGACGAACTCGTGGGGATTTGACTTTGATTCGCATGGCGAGATGTTCGTCATCAACACGGTGATTGGACATTTGTGGCAGGTGCTCCCCGGTGCTCATACGAAGCGGATGTTCGGTATCGACATCAATCCTCATTCGTACCAATTGATGAAGCAGGTTGCCGATCACGTTCACTGGGACGAAGGAGAAGGCTGGTCCGACGTACGCAAGGGAGTGACCGACAGCACTAGCGAAGCGGGAGGTGGGCACGCCCATATCGGGCTTATGATCTATCAGGGCGATAATTGGCCAGCTGAATATCGCGATCGTGTCTACACACTCAATTTGCATGGCCGACGAATCAACACCGACCTGCTCAAACAGGATGGCGCCGGGTACGTCGCGACGCACGGCCCCGACTTTTGCTTTGTTGAAGATCCCTGGTACCGAGGGATGGAATTCATCACCGGTCCCGATGGCAGCGTCTTCATCGCCGACTGGAGCGATACCGGCGAATGTCACGATCACGATGGCGTTCACTACGGTAGCGGGCGAATCTACAAGTTGTCCTACGGCGATCAGCGCCCACTCGCGGCGTTCGACCTGAAAGAGAAAACGAGTTCCGAATTGGTATCGCTACTGGCACATCGCAACACATGGTGGGCTCGGCAATCGCGGCGACTCTTGACCAAACGCACCGCAGCAGAGGCAGAATCGACGGCGATTCATCACTTGCTGAAAGAACGTCTGCGGGAGACCAGCAATCCGATAACCCGAATTCGCTTGCTAGAGACGATTGCGACGACCGGTGCGGCGGACGAAGCGTGGTGGATTTCGGCTTTGGCCACCGAAGATGAATACCAGCGGTCCGCCTCGTTAAAATTCTTCGTTGATCTTATAACGCAAGCAGGTAAAGTCCCGTCCAAGGAAGTATTGCAAACACTCGAGAAACGAGCAGCGGTAGATCCGTCTGGGATCGTGCAGCTGCATCTGGCATCAACTTTGCAACGATTGCCGGTCGATCTACGATGGAAAATTGCCGAACATTTGGCGGTTCGACCGGAGTTTGCAACCGATGAACGATTGCCACTGATGGTCTGGTATGGGATTGAGCCAGCCGTGCCACGAGACCTAACAAAAGCGGTCGCGCTCGTGGAAAAGTCGGAGATGCCGCTCTTAGCAGAACTGATAGCGCGCCGCGTAACGCAGGAAATCGAGCGGGAACCGGCATCAGTCGATCGCATGCTGCAATTGGCTACGGCTGAAAAATGCCGCCACGGTGAAAGTGTCATTCGCGGAATTGCGCGGGGACTGAGCGGTTGGCAGAAAGTTACCGCCCCTGCGCACTGGGACCAGGCGGCGAAGAAGTTTGGGCAGTCGCCAAATGAAGAGATTCGTACTCTGGTGCAAAACCTGAGTGTCGTATTTGGGGACGGACGCGCGATGGATGAGATCCGTGCGATCGTAATTGATAAAACGCTTCCGACCGATGCACGCCGATCGGCACTTCGCTCTCTGTTGGTAAGTCCACCAGCCGACTTTGGTCCGACGCTGGTGACCCTACTAGACGAACCGGGCATGATGGTCGACGCACTAAAGGGATTGGCCCAGTACAACGATCCGACGATTCCCTCGAAGATCTTGCAGCGGGCAGGCAAGTTCGATGCCGCAGCCCGTACTGAAATGATTCAGACATTGGTGTCACGTACCAATTCCGCTCGGGCGCTGCTTGACGCGGTGGAGGCGAAGAGCATCTCGGCAAGCGAGATATCAGCATTTCAAGCGAGACAGATCGCCTCGTTTGAAGACGAAACGTTAACCCGTGACTTGACACGACTCTGGGGAGACTTGCGAGTAAGTGCTGCTGAGAAGCGTGACCAGATCGACGCCTATCGTGAAAAGCTATCGCCCGAAGTTTTATCGCAAGCCGATCTGACGGCAGGTCGCGTATTGTTTCAGAAAACGTGCGCTAGTTGCCATGTCCTGTTCGGGCAAGGAACTCTGCTAGGACCGGACCTGACCGGCTCTAATCGTAAGAATCTTGACTACCTACTTGAGAATGTCATTGATCCAAGCGCGAGCGTTGGTGCCGATTTCCGCACCGTCCTGATAGCAATGGAAGATGGTCGCGTCCTCAACGGGGTCATTAGCCAGATGAATGAGCGGACGATCACCCTGCAATCTCCACAAGAGACGATCACGATTGACCGACAAGAACTCGAAGAGATGAAAACGAGCCAAGTCTCGCTGATGCCGGAAGGGCAATTGCAAAAACTGAACGATAACGAGACCCGTGACCTGATTGCCTACCTCATGTCAGGCGTTCAGGCTCCTTTGCCACCGGACTAG